The Nicotiana tomentosiformis chromosome 9, ASM39032v3, whole genome shotgun sequence genome contains the following window.
ATAAAAAGAGGGGGAAAAAAGGGAGGGGGTGGGGGAGGAAGTAATGACGGTAAGAAAAGGTGGAGCGAAGACTGCAAACTACCTTTAATCGTTCATCATCTCTAAAATCGAAATAGTCTCTAGCAAGATTTAGAACCACCGGATCTAACTCCAACACCTGTGAATCGCATTATAAGCCAGTTTGGCAAGatagaaaaatatttaataacaaAAGACAAATATAACttagaaaaataaatataaagaTTACCCTTAACTAATCTAAAGGTTTATTTCAGTTGGAGTTTTCATACTAAAATGGTCGTCATGTTGCCATTTAAACTCTTTAACATTTCACTTTGCTATATGCATCTTCCAAAATCATGGCACTTTGCCATCTTCAAGCATTTTCTGGCGAAAATTAAATACTATGTACGCACAACTTTAGTGCAGATTAAGCAGTGTTAGCGAAAAGTTGTAGCAAGATATAACTATCTCCTCAAAAGTCATAGTTTCTATGTCTAATTTGAGTACTAAATCAACACAACATGAAGTCTGATCTAATGCATTACATCATGGAACAATGTGTTTCAAACTTCTCATGTGATTAAATAATTCAATATTCTAGTTGTACCAATACAAACAACAAAATTATATGGATTACACATAGATATACATATTAGGTCCTACTGTGCATGTCCTCAAGTACATGAGGGTGTAATTATGAATTTGAAGTAACAAGGACACGTATCATGTATGGTGCTGTGAACTAGTGCAATTACAAATGTCTGTAACTCCACATTGTCTTACTTAGCATGTCAGCCGttatttccttctttttttcaTAATAAGTTCTGCTTTCACAAATTTTTTTTCCATGTGCATAGTGACAGACAATTTACAATAGATGGCAAATTGGAACTTTAAAGGTGTGAATGGCACAGAAAAGAAGTGAAAACAAAATAAAAGCGGCACATTTGTGTAAACATACTTTACCTTGATCTCTGCAAACATGAGGTGCTTATATAGAAACATTGGAAGCAATCCTGCCCCAAGACCAATTACTAGAGATCTCACCTGAAAAATGAACAATTGCAGCTTTAGCCTAAAGCACAGCGCGCACCTCCCGAGATGGACTAGAAGCTCACATAAGATAGGTCATATCATGAATCTTAAGTTACTGAAGAGAAATTCTAGTGCATAGACGTTACGTTCTTTTAAATATGGATTTTAAAGGACGTGTTAACCCAACAGGCACACTCATGCAAATGCTTAAGAGAAGGGGATGTTATGGTGACAGGACTAACTAAAGGTGAATCCGTGGGTTGGTGGGTGACTGTGCATTTTGGTGTGTTCAATCAAGACACAATTTAAAATTAGCGTTCACACCTGACACCATGATTCCATtttgaaaataaaacaaaataaaatctgcatttttaaattttgtcagAAAACGGTAAGAATTTATCAAATCAACGAGGTTGACAGGACATATACTCTATTAGACTAATCTGCACTTATTTGACAAATAAGCACAGCCCAAAGAACTAAGGAATTTTCTCCTTTCATTGCAGAGCAACATTTTAAGCTAAAAAGAAACTCAAGTTCAGAAACTCTAGAAGCATGGTTGTCTGCATTTCTTGAACTGCTCAAAACACTACAGGTTATCCGTACTAAAAGAGAGAAGTTTACTTCTTACCATGCCTCCAGTAGATGCCAAACTATCCAAATGAGAAGATATCAACATAAAACCGGAGATGATTCCAGTATGATAGGAGCTGGCCAAATAACTGTGGTCAACTTTCAAATTGTCGTTCAATCCTGTGATAGAATGAACATAATTGCAGGTCATAATGAAGCTCAGATGTATAGTTGAGTGCTTTAAATAAATGTGACGAGTAAAATCAAATTGTCCTCCTTCCCCTTAGCCAACTCTTATTTTCTCCTTTTCCCTTTTGtgatccggcccttccccggatccacgcatagcgggagctcagtgcaccgggctgccctttttttttcttttaatctaTCCACTAGTCAAAACAAGTCATCTAAAGGATGAAGACAACAACGGCTAGAGGAAAGTAGTACATGACGCTGAAAAAATAAGATAATGCAGTCAAGTTCTTGAAAAGCAATCATAATATTATGCAGCTAAGGTTTTATGAAGGAAAGTAAAGCTACCATCAGAGGATGAGAtattagatccagatcttttctGATTTCCCTTTTTCTTAGGTTTTGAAGATTGGCCTCTCTTCTGATTAATATCACCGACAGTTTTCGGTGATCCTTCTCTTGTTAGAACAGCCTCAGATTGAACTAAACTCTCAGTTCTTTGAAAAGTAAGTCGACGAAATATCACATCCTCGGATGGAAAGAGACGGCTAATATTGTCATCAACTTTCTCGTAGATCACATCATCTACAGTAATTGGACCAGTCAAGGGAGATGTGATCTACAGAAGACAATGGAGCAGGTAATAGATTAGAACATAAGGTGCAAAACTTTTCATAAAGCAAAACCGTTTAAAAGATATAATGGGTTATGCACTAATTCCTATTCAACTTCCTCCGAAGAAAAAGAATTGAACGACAGCCAAAAGAAATGGATAGGGCAATAAGAATAGTCATAACAAGAATACAATGTTATAACGAAATGATAATTGATTAAAAGGCTTTTCATGAACCTCTTGAACAATCTTCTGCTGCTTGATTCCATCACCTGCTGCCATAAAACTGAGAAAAGCACAAACCGGATAAAAAGATCTTAGTAAGGCAGATATTTACAGGAACTACGTTTTCTGTAACCAAATTTCTCAATAATAGAAATACACATTTGTTGCTAAAGACTTACATTTATAGCTTGAAAATTTTGTTAAATTAAGAGTTTCTGAATAGCAAGCAAACTGCACTAAAAACTAGTTGAATTGATCAATCAGACATTTGACCACTTTATTCCTATTGTACTCCTTATGTTTGGGTAGCCATATTTGGGTAATGGATAAATAAAGGAACTACACAACTTGAAATTCAAGAAAATTCCTTAAAATTCAAAACCTGTTTAATATAAATGAAAGAGAGATGGCTAAATCCAAAGGTAAATTATGAAAAGTAACGTACGGTATCTGAGCTTCACCGTCACAATTTCCTGGCGCCAATTGCATTACCAGAGGAGACAGATCTTTCTGAACAAGGAAAAGAAATATGCAAATAAGTTGACGGAAAACCACTGTTTACATCAGCTGGCAAAACAACATATCAATTAAATGTCGCAAAAGTCACCTGGACGTCATCCATACTGGCATTGGAATGGCTAGAATCTAACAAAATCTACAAAAACACAATCCACTACATCAGAATCTTACAAAGATAACAGAAATAGTTTAACACACACATTTTAACGAGTGAGTACCATTATTAGACGAGCAGCCTTTGAGCTTTCTACGACTAACCATTGTCCTTCTTCTGAAGAGAAGAGCCActcacaagctcgagcctgaatTCTAAGCATCAGTTAAATTCTTATACATCTCAAAAAAAGACTATCAACTATGACCTAAAAACTTACTATCATACCAAAATAATGTCAGAATTAGGTCACTAGtccattttctttttcatttccatTTAAGGCCTACAGTTTAATTCCATGACACAACACAATGTTATGTCAGCTTCCGTTACCGAGAATATTATCATCCATCTACAGAGAGGTTCTCAATACTGTACTTGTCAAAAAAATTAACTAGATGAAAATCAAAAAGTAAATATCTGCCCCATCTTTTTCTCCAATAGTGCCAATAGTGTCAATTTTTAACTCATTGAGAAGTGAACCATGTCAGATAAGGATATTGAAGTTGAAACCAAAGGGAGTCTTAAGCTTTTCTTCATACATAGATAACACATCAGCTACCCGAAGAGAAAAAGGAAACCCCAAAATAGGGGTCAACTGAAAActggaaaaataaaaatttttaaTGAGCAGCTTGATGAAAGTGGAAACTATCTACAAATGCACACGAATGATAGCAGTGCGCACATGAATAAGAGAGACTTATGGTAGAGGATACAAACCTTTGGAACAAGAAACACAGCACAATGATATGCAAAAGGTTCAAAATCTTTTCGAGCATCAAGAAGCACAGCTCTGTAACAGAATAGGGAAACCCCAGCTTCACCTAAACTAAGCTGAACTCTACGACCTGGACTAAGCTCTGCCAGATTCCCTTCAGCTCCAATTTTCAAGTCTTCTAGTGTGTACATTACATCACAACCACTGGAATAATCTGCACGAATTTTATTTTCATCTTCAAGTGCTTGAAAGAGGCCATGAACCTGTAATGTAAATAGGATCGCATCCAAGATCTCATCGCATAAAATATATAAGCATTCTTAGTAATTGAAAAGATCAGAAGGGGGTGAGAGCCTTTACCTGGTTCTTTGGACCACCAAAGGATGACTGATCAACAGATGAGAATATTTGGCACAACGAAGGAGAATTATCTCTCTCGGCTACCACCATAAAAGTCTGTAAGCTCGACTTATCAGAGGGTTTCAGAGCAATGGGATGAATCCCCATCTTCCACCCATACCGAAACTTGGGAAAGAGTAAACCTAACAGAAGAAGGAGCAAGCAATCGAATGTCCATTCTCGAACAAATTTATAATAGACAATAGTAGCAGGTATAGACTGAATAATAAGGAACCAAAATGCAGAAATATGTCAGGACACATCTCGATTACCTAATACATGAGATTCACCCAAAGTGAGGCAAATAAATCTCCCCCCAACTTTCAGCAGTCTTTTAACCTGGTCAGTTTAAGGACATTTCGGCACGAGTCAAAACACAATGGAGATGATCATTCAACTATTAGAAAATGATATCATATCGAGAGCATACATCAAATGAGTATAATGCGAAATAATGATAATCAAATTTGCTTTTAGAACACCTCAGACAAATACTGAGTTCCTAACTTTGATCCAAGCTCGGGCTCCATTAAAGCATCCAATCCTCCCTTGTCGAGAATGGCTCCAAAGCTCTCATTTGCAAACTAAATCAGAAAAACAATAGTTAGGAAAAGAATACAGTCCAAAAAATAGAAAACTATTTGGACATACATCTTGCAAATGAAGTAGCATTGTTGACAAACAGCTAAAAGTAAGCAACATTGCACCAGAAACAGGATCCAACTAATTGTTTATGTTCATAAAGCAAAATAGAGCACTTATCCATCAGTAACAACATTCGATTatttttctcttccttttttttccaaaaacaaaaaaggaaaatcCCAGCATTACTCAATTTCTTTCTGAAATATCCTCCTGGTTCCAAAAGAAGCATGCTTTAACCCCAAAATACACGGGAAAGCTTAAAATCATGATCAAATGGTACCTTTTGGGCATTTTTCTTTCATCTACTGCTTAAATATAATAAGCATTTTCATCTACTGCTTAAATATAATAAATGTTCACCTCTTGACGACAGCAAATGCATGATATACATTCTATTATATTCAAAATTACACTTTCTAGTTTCTACGTCCCATTTAAGTGGTACAATTCGACTGTGAATTCAAAACTAATTTTTGGATTTCCTCAGTTTTCAAACATTAAAAAAAAGCAACTTATTTCAGAAAGAATATTGTTTTTAAACTTGTTTCCAATATTTAACTCAAACAAACCTTCTCACAGAAACTGAATTTGCAAACTCAAAAACTCCAAAACTACAGACACACACTGACCATCTAAATttaacttgaaaaaaaaaaaaatcaaatcttttAACTTGTCAAAGCTATAAAATGTCAAATAAAGAGTAACATTTCCTATGTGTAGTGTACCTGCATATTTGTCATATCCATAACACGCCATTTCATACCAGGTCTTAACCGAATATTTCTTCTCAACATATCCGAAACAACAACTTTAGAGAAATCAATATTAGTAATATTAACAAATCCATCATCATAAAGATACTCAGAGAGCTTAGAATTCCCACAACCAGGAACGAGAATTTGAATTTCCTCTTTTGCTGGAGAAACGACGTCGTTTGACGATTGAATAATGTTGAGGTGAGATAATAGTTGGTCTTTGAGCTGAGGCCATTCTGCGTACCATTCAAATGCATCATCTGAACCTCTGATTGTAAAGAAACTGTCCCAATTCTCTTTGCTTGTGAAATCTCCTAATGTTTTTAGCAATTCttcttgattcttttgttgttTCTTATTCTTCCCCATTTTGTTGAGGAATGTGGGAGTTTGAAG
Protein-coding sequences here:
- the LOC104120349 gene encoding uncharacterized protein, with amino-acid sequence MGKNKKQQKNQEELLKTLGDFTSKENWDSFFTIRGSDDAFEWYAEWPQLKDQLLSHLNIIQSSNDVVSPAKEEIQILVPGCGNSKLSEYLYDDGFVNITNIDFSKVVVSDMLRRNIRLRPGMKWRVMDMTNMQFANESFGAILDKGGLDALMEPELGSKLGTQYLSEVKRLLKVGGRFICLTLGESHVLGLLFPKFRYGWKMGIHPIALKPSDKSSLQTFMVVAERDNSPSLCQIFSSVDQSSFGGPKNQVHGLFQALEDENKIRADYSSGCDVMYTLEDLKIGAEGNLAELSPGRRVQLSLGEAGVSLFCYRAVLLDARKDFEPFAYHCAVFLVPKARACEWLFSSEEGQWLVVESSKAARLIMILLDSSHSNASMDDVQKDLSPLVMQLAPGNCDGEAQIPFMAAGDGIKQQKIVQEITSPLTGPITVDDVIYEKVDDNISRLFPSEDVIFRRLTFQRTESLVQSEAVLTREGSPKTVGDINQKRGQSSKPKKKGNQKRSGSNISSSDGLNDNLKVDHSYLASSYHTGIISGFMLISSHLDSLASTGGMVRSLVIGLGAGLLPMFLYKHLMFAEIKVLELDPVVLNLARDYFDFRDDERLKVHITDGLKYVKDLACAVTICDENNLSEAKVPSSNGSSILSRAPLKSAEKIDMLIVDVDSSDSSSGLSCPAADFVEETFLMAAKGSLSDQGLFVINLVSRSQAIKDSIYSKLKSVFPHVFHLQLEEDVNDVIFALKTETCVAEDRFHEASQQLARLLNLENSSWGQNIMEATNKIKRLK